The nucleotide sequence GGAGCATATAACAAAAGgtgtgaaatttatttaactggTAATTGCACATTACAGACTCACTTACCTCTACAGATTCTATTGAAGATACTTTCAGTGATTATTTACTGTACTGAATACCTACTAAATCACCattttcgaatatataaaaGTTACCATGTTGTATTGgtatgataataaattaatttgcgACAACATTGAACAATTATGTCATCTTCAACCTTTGATTAAGGTGCGTTCATTTTCTTGGAGCTTCAAGTCTCTTAACATAAAATCTACCAGCGATGAGGAGATTAAGAATTGtttacacaaaataaaatcaaggCTACCAGATGTCATCAAATAACTGACCATATTGTTAAACCTCAAACTTACTGTTGAACACGTTATATAAATGATGTCGGCTACTGTTGATATTTCGTGTCAACGCGGGTGTGTTGGTGGATTATAGAATGATGTGAAAATAGCAATATCTCTCGTTGATTCCAttcttatttttggaaatcaaATAGTGTGTTGATACTACATATTCTCGATAGCGAACCACAATAGAACCGCAGCTTGAAAGTGCGTGCACAAGACCGCTGACATTGGTAAGTATTTCAAAAGAGTGCGTGAGTTATATCCTGCCGAAAAATGTATCAGTGTCAAAGGTGCTTCATTTGCTTATTCCGGACAACAAGCGCAACCGTGAAACCATTTCAGAGGCAAGGATGCAGTGGATTTCACCCGGCAAGGTGCTCTAAAGAAAGcgaattaaagtaaaaaatggtCATATTTGATATGATTCATCATCATACCGTACCGGCTCACATGGAACAAAAAATGGGTCGAAGTCGAATGGGATATAAAGTGCTGTCCAATCTAGCCCCATCTAGTCTATATTCTAGTTTAGGCACTGTGCGACTTCTTTTTGCTTCCAAATGGAGGCTTACTTAGCAGACTTAgggaaaaagtattttttctacgaccgtgcgttttaacccactttcccgcacgcatttcagttttgaaagtgtcactttcccgcactagtgcgggaaagtaaaattgtgcaaattttgaccttattagatagttttttacttcggaggttataactatcgttactacaggtaaataaatatttacgaaatagtccatcaaataaaatttaaactttttctagCTTTCTGTAGcatctttaattttttgaaaatataaaataataaagatattttttatataaccttgtacattcttcaaaggagtgtcacaaaacaactatcaaaccacccgggtttgatatcagttgctatgacaacccaggcGTGTAATTGTGTAAAACGtgaaagttgttcaaaacgtcttggaagtgaccgaataagtacaatcttcttctaaattaaaccacattaaaccaaataactccactggaccggcaattcttactagtctacagaatgcaacaaattgtgtattcaatattaatatttataatccttagtagtttttagttaaagttttgtatattattatgtttgttggaataaaataatttttgaaaaatgtgtcctTGTATAtatggtcgtagaaaaaataatgttcctaactcatgcgcttgcccgaactccgctcctcGTCGTTCGGgtcaactgcagtcgcgtgtgggaaagtatcactttccgcacttgttaggaaaataactatttcaggCGGGTTAAGAAAGTTAGAGTATTGCTCGGTTGAGTATATTGAACAAAAAGaagattatatttaaaaataaatcgcCCTCAAGCGGCCACTCTATTGCGACAAAGCCAGAGTCAGCGAGAAGTGGCCAGtaggtttattgattttttaattttcaaactttttttctttaaacaaatattttctattatatcaaTTGCTGTGTGTATTGATGAACTTGATTAATTTTGTGTTAATCACTCATTAATCACTgtcaatataatttaattagatTTGACTTTATATTTTCAGAACGAACGTGGTATGTATTTAAATAAGGGAATATAATTTGtctaatatttttcacttatatATTGGATTCAAGGCTTTGCCAACTagttgaaaaatgttatttttgtgGGACTGTGGCAATCAACAATTTAAGTGTATATAATATGTTTTACAAGCTTTCTATTAACTACGTATCAGCGCCAGGGAATTAATTGAACAAGTATAAGtattcttattttcaatttggttGTTCTTTGAAAGTATTCATATTGAAACAGTATACTATAGCTAACTTCCGTTCCGAAATCATACTCTCGATTCATTTTTGCCAAGCTTGGTTATTAATCGCTTCGCTCATCTTTTTGTCTGATATTATTcctaagaattttattatttttctatcgtACGACTTGTTAcctcttgttttatttttattcaaaagcAAACATTTGGTGTTCTAAACTTGATGTTTCAACGTCTATTCTTCATTTCTTAATAAATTCCTATATTgttactgaaaaataattggttCCCAAAAATAAAACGACCAAAACTACAAAATACatagttttatttattgctAACTaccgatataaaaaaatataaatatttacaataaagcCTAGTACTCATTTTCACCTTTACACAAATGTTTCACTATATTATACCCCATATGATGGAAGTAGTAAACAGTATTAATAGAGTTGACAGTTTGCTTGTACTTACAGCGTGACTAACTGTTGTCGCTTCTGTTACACTCGTGGTTGGTTTCGAGGTAGTAGTTGTAGTCTTAGTTGACTTAGAAGTTGAAGTTGTAGTTGTAGTTGGCTTAGGAGTCGTAGTTGTCTTAGGAGTTCTAGTTGTAGTTGTCTTAGGAGTTGTAGTTGTCTTAGGAGTTGTAGTTGTCTTAGGAGTTGTAGTTGTCTTAGGAGTTGTAGTTGTCTTAGGAGTTGTAGTTGTCTTAGGAGATGTAGTTGTCTTAGGAGTTGTAGTTGTCTTAGGAGTTGTAGTTGTAGTTGTCTTAGGAGTCGTAGTTGTAGTTGTAGTTGGCTTAGAAGTCGTAGTTGTCTTAGGAGTTCTAGTTGTAGTTGTCTTAGGAGTTGTAGTTGTCTTAGGAGTTGTAGTTGTCTTAGGAGTTGTAGTTGTCTTAGGAGTTGTAGTTGTAGTTGTCTTAGGAGTTGTAGTTGTAGTTGTCTTAGGAGTTGTAGTTGTAGTTGTCTTAGGAGTTGTAGTTGTAGTTGTCTTAGGAGGAGTTGTAGTTGTAGTCGTAGTTGGCTTAGAAGTTGTAGTCGTAGTTGGCTTAGAAGTCGTAGTCGTAGTTGGCTTAGGAGTAGAAGTTGTAGTCATAGTTGGCTTAGAAGTCGTAGTTGTCTTAGGAGTTGTAGACGTAGTTGGCTTAGGAGTAGTAGTTGTAGTTGTAGTTGGCTTAGGAGTAGTAGTTGTAGTTGTAGTTGGCTTAGAAGTTGTAGTTGTAGTCGTAGTTGGCTTGGTAGTTGTAGTCGTAGTTTTAATGGTAGTGGTCTCGGAAGTAGTGGTATGTGGCTTAAAATCGGTAGATGGACTTGTAGTTGATTCAGAGCCAGTGGGTGGAAAAGACGTTGATTTCGTGGGAGTAGATTCATTTGCAGTAGAGCTTGTCCCCGTCGTCTGAGTCTTAGATGTGGTAGTTGTTGACTCTAAAATAAGTATTTTgtaaatctattaaaaattattttcaaattattataagagaaatatggattcaaataattgtttgatttttctttcGCATTATCCGACTCTTTCAATTCCCATAACGATTATACTATACTATAAGATACATGCTATATGATTCTGTTTATAGTAAAAAACTTGGTTATGGTTATTATTAAATCTAGCATATTATGAAGAACATTAAGCTTTACTTTAAAGAAGGAATAATATATTTCTCTATCTTTTAAATTGATCTTGACAAAATTTCATTCGTATTTAGATCGAATTCTTTATTTGCTCTACGGAAAATATGTGCAAGTgataatatttctataaataccGAACGGCATTGTTTGATTTTAATCTTCTGCTTTCCAAAGAAGAGCTCTTTATCCTCAAACAAGATACACATTCAATAGAAGCAAACTGAGGGGAGTCGATTAGTGAAGTTACATGCTTCATCTTTGAACTTCGTTTCATTTCGAGTGCTTTGACTCGAGTACAAAAAgcaataatgataaaaattttgacgtatGTCCGATCCTGTCGAACGACGCTGCATTGTCGTACTTCGACAGCTTAAATAAATCACCTAATCACTACCTCAATATGGAATTAGAGTAGTATATGAAAAAAAGGTTAAACTTTCAGGAAAGGAGTTTTGATCTACCCAGACTCATTCCTTTAAGGTAGATCcagaaaatgttttgaaatatagtTTGCTTTTTCGAAAATCTGAAATATAAAGTGAGGTAGTACCAGATAAGTATTTTGAAGATAGCCAATAAATTTCCAATTGAATTTTAAGCACATCAATCAAATAGATAAAGATATTCTTGAATCTAAAAAATAGATACCGATAAGATGAGAGTGTGCATAGATaatatactaatttattttaaaaaaagtcatAATATAAGAATAGAAACTGTTAAGTGACAAATAGGTATCTTAAACGAAgcaacaagtttttatttattctgaaaaagtaCCCAAGAACCTCAACAGATTATTAAAAGTGGAAATGAATGAGTTAAGGATGAGAGATTGTCGGAATGTCCTTCAaccttgaaaaaaatgaaagtgtccaaaaacattttaactaataaaaaattatatttcagttGCATTGAATTGAAAGGTCGTCTTCACGTTTCAATACCAAAATTGTTACTGAAGAAAAACAATGTGCATTTTCATCTCATAGCTTTCATAGCTATTGACTCAACGTTTCAATTTAACATTCAATATACATTATTATAGTCTATAATGTATTTGTACTAGAGTTATAGGATTTTTTTTCACTACATTGGAGAATTCATCTTCTTAGAGTTCTCGACAGTCCACGAAAATATGTTCAACGATCAATACCACATCAAACATGCTTTATTTTAGATATTCTATTTGTGCAATAAATTGCGATTGTACTATGAAATTACGTatactcataatttttttatgaatctatacttaaaaagagaaaacaacttttatacaaaaacaaaatacgtACTCACTAAGATAAATAGTATCATAAACTAAGTAAATATGATCAAAAgcataaataaacaatttctccACAATGTAATATGTCTACTTGATATATTGAGAGCACTTTACAacaattattactaaatttaacCTTTTGTGGATGAGATAGGCTTTAAACTCACTGTTTTATTCACAGACTAGATCAATGttcgatattttgataaaaataattagtttattgTATGTGCTACGCTAAACAGATGGAGATTGGTTACAAAcatatgtaaaataaatattagaagaatataagaatatcaGTTTTAATTACAAAAGAACTATTTGAGTACTctacttttttgtattttcattgaTGTCGAAAACAATCAGTATCAAAACAGGAAGCCGtccataaaaataatattttcaaacgaTAATTTTTCACTCCGTCGATTCTCGTTTATTTAACTCGACAGAATTTTCATATTAggtatagtaaaaaattatccCTTAAGTGTATCATctgaaaaaataggtttaaatttttataaaaaatacctCGATTGGGAAAGatttagtaaaaaaagtttgttgCGAGATTAACCcttacattattaaaaaaaaaacaaagatcgTTTTCCTACTTATAAAAGCTAACAAGTTAAGttacagaaaaataaatgtcaattcaataatttcttttgtttgttaaaGAATGGCACTTCGTGGAAGTATATACTTATGAACACGTGTGAAATAAGCAATAATGGGGCTATAAATTGATTTATGAAAGGGTTGTTCACACTAACCTCGAGAAGGAAGTAATTTTAATGTCGAAATAAAATATAcctaattcaaataaaataatattctcaGTCTATTCTTAGTTGTTCAAAGTAGTAGTCAAATGATAATAGTATGAAACCCATTGCAATAGGAGaatgcaataataataaaataaaaaataatttacaggcGATCCGAGCTCAAGAAGGGGAAGGGAAAGggaaggttaggttagattaggttttttgataaaaataatgcaAGGTTTAGGACTACAAGTCATATAGGAAAAGTCAAATGGCagagttgtaggtaataaaaaggattacaactgttttatttataattttttcgaataatcgaAAGAGCAACCTAATTTTCCATCGAAAATTCTCCGGTCAAAATATCAGCTTCTTTTAAAAAATCggttaaatttttgtttgttgaaatctctactttctttatggtgtgaaaaaatattaccattacCGTAGAAATTTTCTAGGAAAAGGCAAAATAGCTCgcatcagaattttttttaagcatttgtacaatttttagttatctattgaaattttatagatatagattttatataaaattttaatagatatttaaaaactgtacataatgaaaaaaaaattccgcTTAGGTCTTAGTCTTTCAAGActcaccaatttttttaaaaaagtagaTGTTTTGACGGaagaatttcaattaaaaattagagtgctcttttgatattaaaaaaagtatcaatcCAAAAGCTATACATCCTTTTACCTTCActatttgacttttttccatTGGACTTTACTCCGGAATTTGAAATTAACCGTTTTTACATGTAAAAACTCACCCTCTCCTCCTTCTCGACCTCAAATTGCCTGtaaattccttttatttttattatattctgttTCTTTTCCAATGGGTTCAATCATactatcatatttttttcccaCTTTTTATCACTTTAAAGGCTTCTACCCTTTAAACCCTTTAAAGGTTTAAATTGACAACTATAATACAGAAATAAAATTCTTAGTTTGAGAAGGTTTAGGAACAGAACAAAATCATGAATGATTATAGAGTGTATGAGGACTCTTTACCATCGATACAAACATAAGAAAGAAGTGGTTATATAAGCCTAGAAGATGATCTACGTGAAGTAAAACCAGAACAGGATATGATCACAGTGTGAATATTTTGGATAAAGAGTATTAGAGAAGGATATGCTCAAAATGTATTCGCATTCGATAAAACTGGAacaaaaacatgtaaagaaaatttggtgaaataataaaataattttgtacattattttataattagagATGAAACTTGATTCTATCGCATTATCAAACCAAGAGACTAAGAAGTGGTGTAAGTCCGATACTTTGGTTCCAAAATAAGATAGGGTCCAGAAATCGAACCAGAAGATGTTAGCAAAAGTTTTTAGGGTGCAACAGGAATTTTAATTATGGGCTGCTTTTACATTAATAAATATTCGGTGCATTGGGATTTATGGAAggtatattcaattataatatctCTTTTAAGACAGAAAATTGTGCTTTTTTATTAATCAGGccattgggataaataaattgGTAACATAAATTCGGGGTAATCGACAAGAGTATCCTAGCCATTGTTTTCGTCGCAAATTACCACATTAGAGCGCAGTGAAGGTTGTAACTCCTCTCAAGTAAAGTGTGTAGAATATATAAGGCATTTTACAAAATCTAGCGAATATagcaaattaataaattgagaaatacTAGAGCCAGCCTTCACCTTCAGCGATCACGACAcaaatcaatttgtttttaagaatattagagtaaatattttcaatgcaaCCATTTTAGTCATCtcgtcaaaataataaataaataaattaattggtAACTTCTCGGAATGGATTGAATTTTGATTCATAATATTTGGTCTGTTTATCGTTGagttaataataaactttgaatATATGACAAGTTAATTTCTATTTCAGTTTGGTcgatttaatatttattatctattagGGCTCGTGAAACTAATagtgaagatattttttttcagaatattctaaaattttgtttcgtCTCCATGAAGGCATGCTTATAGCTGCTCATCTTTTGATTTTTAGAAGGCTTGTCCAAAGCATttgattaatgaaattaatgaaaataaagaatattttgcGGAAGTTCTTAAGTTCTAATCCGTTTAAGTATTATAGATATACACGTCTAcggaaaattgaaatatgaaacgTCCGAACGCATCAGACATTATTAAACGGAACAttataatttgtgaaattagaaATCGAATATGCTGaaaagtaaatttgaaaatcaaaaactCTCTTGTCtatctttcaatttcaaattgtttcttATCTAAAGTAAAAGGTATAATcactcaaaaaatatataaaagtatcaTTATTCATGAATTTTAGAATACTAAGGAattaaaacgaaataatttaatagaaattaaaaaattgttggaatttCTAGTACATCTTGAAACTCACatgattttctaaaaattttccaaaattgtcaaaagaaattaaactttttttgatgaTGTCAGAAAATATTAGCGATCATAGGTCTAAATGAGTGTAATTGTTCTAAAATGTTTggtaatatattaaattataattattcttatattttaaaatattatagaaccagaattttaaaaaaattgttgtaatttctagatcataatttcattttcacgattttccaaaaatttttcaaaatggtcCAAGGACGTTTTTATATTCAACCCCTCTCATACTTTTATTGCGTATATGCTTAGATTTGCGTGTATTTATCTAAAACACTTAATTAATGGAGAATATTATAAagtattgttattaatttattaatattatgtgATAATTTTAGTGAgtacaatgaataaaataaactcGTATTCAAAGTAAATCTTACCTTTTGCAATAACCAAGATGACAAATAGTGTTACaagtaatttcattttgtttgcaagatattgaaaacataaaatatacttttagtttttatttaccAGATGTTGTCACTACCTAATTGCaattataaatgataatatgtatgtataatattgttgatatatattatattcgACAGGAAAGAGATATTATCGAAATTAACCAATCATCCCGTATCTCGTATCTTGAAGCACTCCATGCTAATtaaatttctgtcttttttttTAACGAGTGAATTCCACAAACAAGGGGGCAAATATTAATCAGGGCAATAATAGGGAAATCATAATCtttgtgataattttaaaaatagcaTGAATAACATAACGTAGCATAAAATAGGATGTAGGTTCAGTAAATTAATTTCAGGTCACAATCGGCAAATCATagagattaaataaaaaaataattaatactctaggaaacaaacaaaaacacgCTTTTTATTGCAGTTTAATGTGGCTCCACAGCGCTAATCATTAGCGCAGGGTAAAAGACTGTTACAGCTGGGTAACCTCAAGAAAgaatttcttgatttatttgaaagtttgacACTTGAGTGTTtccttgaggttggttttcaGATTAATCTGCGGTAAAGTATTGTATATAGTCGATGAAGATGTGCTTGACGGACAATTTTGGGAGATTCTCTGAAGACTTCTCTGTCACAGCTTCTCACGTAGATGGAAGGATGTTGTGTAGTGCTGTAGTCTTGTTGCAACATATATTGCGCCAAAAACTTGGATGAGCTTTTAAAACACGCTTGAATACCAAAccaaattagaaaataattctcTCAACATTTCAAGTAAGGGTAGAAtgattaataaagaatattattttaatgtaatgctggttgaattaaatatttcatgttaATGGATATAATGATTACTCGCCGCTGAAAAGATTGGAGAGAGTCGAATACCTGGCCGAGACGATCACAAGGTCGCTGGGAATTCTTTGGGTGAAATTCAACACACTATTTCGCCGAATTCGTTCTTTCGATCTGAAAT is from Diorhabda sublineata isolate icDioSubl1.1 chromosome 1, icDioSubl1.1, whole genome shotgun sequence and encodes:
- the LOC130443292 gene encoding salivary glue protein Sgs-3-like, which encodes MKLLVTLFVILVIAKESTTTTSKTQTTGTSSTANESTPTKSTSFPPTGSESTTSPSTDFKPHTTTSETTTIKTTTTTTKPTTTTTTTSKPTTTTTTTPKPTTTTTTTPKPTTSTTPKTTTTSKPTMTTTSTPKPTTTTTSKPTTTTTSKPTTTTTTTPPKTTTTTTPKTTTTTTPKTTTTTTPKTTTTTTPKTTTTPKTTTTPKTTTTPKTTTTRTPKTTTTSKPTTTTTTTPKTTTTTTPKTTTTPKTTTSPKTTTTPKTTTTPKTTTTPKTTTTPKTTTTPKTTTTRTPKTTTTPKPTTTTTSTSKSTKTTTTTSKPTTSVTEATTVSHAVSTSKLSTLLILFTTSIIWGII